Proteins from a genomic interval of Coccinella septempunctata chromosome 2, icCocSept1.1, whole genome shotgun sequence:
- the LOC123308067 gene encoding phospholipase A2 inhibitor-like isoform X2, translated as MYFLSSVVFILINILSNGQCYECDFFENIKLNVIPKTGVPYLKWFTKKYSYGCFEQKQFDQVVVEISVVDQEISRIGYHAVRDLPELNSLSFSGCGIRDISTSAFENLPKLRVIHIEHGNLTRLSCGIFNDLPSLVDLSLFQNQISEIKPSTFAAMTALKKVILSRNQLTAIDSLWFSCSPNLTLLDVSYNKIQEINKYTFQFTPNLKDIFLDCNEIKHIGEKTFIHFDNIEIISLRHNKLTELNSNIFPNKFRVDVLYLNANFLNFIPQTLLEKLSIKDTELAGNPWKCPCLNLIHKWLVQSNATLENHFCKGDHFPVCFYDDGGNICSETVDDKMTKSFLKSLRDLERPVDERCANLS; from the coding sequence ATGTATTTCCTTAGTTCCGTAGTTTTCATACTAATAAACATTCTATCTAATGGACAGTGCTACGAgtgtgattttttcgaaaacataaAATTGAATGTAATTCCGAAAACGGGAGTGCCCTATTTGAAATGGTTCACGAAAAAATACTCTTACGGATGTTTCGAGCAGAAGCAGTTCGATCAGGTTGTCGTTGAAATTTCTGTCGTGGATCAAGAGATTAGCAGAATTGGTTATCACGCAGTTCGCGATTTACCCGAGTTGAATTCATTATCGTTCTCTGGCTGCGGTATAAGGGATATATCTACTAGTGCTTTCGAGAATCTGCCAAAACTTCGAGTCATCCACATCGAACACGGCAATTTGACAAGACTTTCATGTGGTATCTTCAACGATTTGCCAAGTTTAGTAGATTTAAGTCTGTTCCAAAACCAAATATCCGAAATAAAACCTTCAACATTTGCCGCCATGACTGCACTAAAAAAGGTTATACTTTCAAGGAATCAACTGACTGCTATAGACTCCTTGTGGTTTTCTTGCAGCCCTAATTTAACCTTACTAGACGTCAGTTACaacaaaatacaagaaatcaacAAATATACGTTTCAATTCACCCCAAACTTAAAAGATATATTCTTAGATTGCAACGAAATAAAACATATAGGAGAGAAAACTTTCATTCACTTCGATAATATAGAAATTATTAGTCTGAGGCACAATAAATTAACCGAACTGAATTCCAATATTTTTCCGAATAAGTTTCGTGTGGATGTGCTCTACTTGAACGCTAATTTCTTGAACTTTATACCACAAACTCTACTGGAAAAACTGTCAATAAAAGATACAGAATTGGCTGGGAATCCATGGAAATGCCCATGTTTAAATCTGATACATAAATGGTTGGTTCAGTCGAACGCCACTTTGGAAAATCATTTTTGTAAGGGAGATCACTTCCCAGTATGTTTCTATGACGATGGAGGGAATATTTGCTCAGAAACCGTTGATGATAAAATGACGAAATCATTCTTGAAATCACTGAGAGATTTGGAACGCCCTGTTGACGAGAGATGTGCAAATCTGTCCTGA
- the LOC123308067 gene encoding slit homolog 3 protein-like isoform X1, with translation MNDFPTKMFRFLSTILLVITIFSEVTRATKCVSFNNINLKTKTRYGEEVNITSFSGILERKSFGNLTLAEVYVRQQDVQDIGAECVRHMVRLKTLVFWGCPIKKISPGAFRNMPTIWNLQISYGNLTNIPAGVFDAIPTVRMLRLHDNEIHSIEEGAFTNLPDLKRLFMANNKIKVWENSWFFNTTNIEIMDFQGNQIEIIPSKALFGMSNLKQVFFDYNEIRTIESGSFLSIHNLEYLGLRYNRLKELNEDVFPNKLSVRSLLIDANYLNYLSNEVLKKLSVKDLTLDGNPWKCPCLDRIHYWIYTNNVTLRSSSYCSDPNIPLCFFPNSYSTTCLENHDDEMTTLYIKTLKKKKIKVNRLCARLD, from the coding sequence ATGAATGATTTCCCAACGAAAATGTTCCGCTTTTTAAGTACGATTTTATTAGTGATTACAATTTTTTCGGAAGTTACTAGAGCGACAAAATGTGTATCTTTCAATAACATCAATTTGAAGACAAAGACCAGATATGGTGAAGAAGTCAACATAACCTCTTTCTCCGGTATACTCGAGAGGAAATCGTTCGGGAACCTCACTCTTGCGGAGGTTTACGTGCGTCAACAGGATGTTCAAGATATAGGCGCTGAATGTGTACGACATATGGTCCGGCTGAAAACACTGGTTTTCTGGGGTTGCCCCATCAAGAAGATATCTCCGGGAGCGTTCAGGAACATGCCAACTATTTGGAACCTACAAATTTCCTACGGTAACCTCACAAACATCCCTGCAGGTGTCTTCGATGCAATTCCCACAGTGAGAATGTTGAGGCTTCACGACAATGAGATACATTCTATCGAGGAGGGGGCTTTCACTAATTTACCCGACCTCAAGAGACTTTTCATGGCGAATAACAAGATCAAGGTTTGGGAAAATTCCTGGTTCTTCAACACCACCAATATAGAAATAATGGATTTTCAAGGAAACCAAATAGAAATAATTCCAAGCAAAGCCCTCTTTGGCATGTCGAATTTGAAACAGGTGTTCTTCGACTACAACGAAATTAGGACCATCGAATCAGGTTCATTCTTGAGCATCCACAACTTGGAATATCTGGGACTGAGATACAACAGACTGAAGGAGTTGAACGAAGACGTTTTCCCGAATAAATTATCGGTGAGATCTCTTCTGATCGACGCTAACTACCTCAACTATTTATCTAACGAGGTGCTCAAGAAACTCTCTGTGAAAGATTTGACTCTGGATGGTAATCCATGGAAATGTCCCTGCCTCGACAGAATCCACTATTGGATTTACACTAACAATGTCACTTTGAGGTCTTCTAGTTATTGTAGCGATCCCAATATACCGTTGTGCTTTTTTCCCAATTCGTATTCCACCACTTGTCTGGAAAATCATGACGATGAAATGACAACTCTTTATATTAAAACGTTAAAAAAGAAGAAGATCAAAGTGAATAGGCTTTGTGCTCGATTGGACTAA